From a single Brassica rapa cultivar Chiifu-401-42 chromosome A01, CAAS_Brap_v3.01, whole genome shotgun sequence genomic region:
- the LOC117125908 gene encoding putative nuclease HARBI1: protein MSSSSSDEADEVFDELVDEVVDNFIDTIIDGQTNKPKRRAYIERDRELGHIRLCNDYFSNNPTYTEDMFRRRFRMNKPLFLRIVDRLSTEVPYFQQRRDATGRNGLSPLQKCTAAIRMLAYGQSGDTYDEYLRMADSTSRLCLAKFTDAIIQLFGDEYLRTPTAEDLQRLLDIGEVRGFPGMIGSIDCMHWEWKNCPTAWKGQFTRGSGKPTIVLEAVASQDLWIWHAFFGLPGTLNDINVLDRSPVFDDILHGRAPKVKFKVNNHTYRMAYYLTDGIYPPWATFIQSIPLPQGRKAQKFAEMQESARKDVERAFGVLQSRFAIVRNPALQWDKERIGKVMIACVILHNMIVEDERDGYAPIDTSEFETGQSSRSSEARSRDSVNVTPDMLAMRREVRDGDKHHRLKADLVENIWQMFGDEDE from the coding sequence ATGTCTTCCTCATCAAGTGATGAAGCGGATGAAGTTTTTGATGAATTGGTCGATGAAGTAGTTGATAATTTCATCGATACAATAATTGATGGTCAAACCAACAAACCAAAGAGGCGAGCTTATATTGAAAGAGATCGAGAACTAGGACACATTCGACTATGCAACGACTATTTCAGTAATAATCCAACGTACACAGAAGATATGTTTAGGCGGCGGtttcgaatgaacaagccattgttcCTTCGCATTGTCGACCGTCTAAGTACTGAAGTTCCGTACTTTCAGCAAAGAAGAGATGCTACCGGAAGGAACGGGCTATCTCCACTTCAAAAGTGTACGGCAGCGATACGTATGCTCGCATATGGTCAGTCAGGAGATACGTATGACGAATATCTCCGGATGGCTGACAGTACATCACGTTTATGTTTGGCAAAATTCACTGATGCAATAATACAATTGTTTGGGGATGAGTATCTACGAACACCTACAGCCGAGGATCTTCAGCGATTACTCGATATTGGAGAGGTACGGGGATTTCCGGGGATGATAGGCTCCATCGACTGTATGCActgggagtggaaaaactgcccaacAGCTTGGAAAGGTCAGTTCACACGTGGTTCGGGaaagccgacaattgtcttagaagccgtggcatcacaagatctttggatttGGCACGCTTTTTTCGGCTTACCAGGTACCCTaaacgatatcaatgttcttgatcggtctCCAGTTTTTGATGACATCTTACATGGTCGAGCCCCTAAAGTGAAGttcaaggtcaacaaccacacttaTCGTATGGCGTACTACCTTACCGACGGCATTTATCCTCCATgggcaacatttatccaatccatcccaCTTCCTCAAGGTCGTAAAGCACAGAAATTTGCAGAAATGCAAGAATCCGccagaaaagatgtcgaacgggcttttggagtattgcaatcGAGGTTTGCAATTGTTAGGAACCCAGCTCTACAATGGGACAAGGAAAGGATAGGAAAAGTAATGATAGCTTGTgtcatattgcacaatatgatagtagagGATGAACGAGACGGATACGCTCCAATTGATACATCTGAGTTTGAGACAGGACAGTCTAGCAGAAGTTCGGAGGCGAGAAGCAGGGATAGTGTTAATGTCACCCCTGATATGTTAGCCATGCGGAGAGAAGTTCGAGATGGCGACAAGCATCATcgtttgaaagctgatttagTGGAAAATATTTGGCAAATGTTTGGTGATGAAGATGAATAA
- the LOC103852373 gene encoding glutathione S-transferase T3-like isoform X1: MDPFPLNSPGFVNLLTSQTPQPIEIGSSEVPKPPERRKWTTKEDLVLISAWLNTSKDPITSNEQKLGAFWKRIEEYLNASPLLVGSIPREWSQCKQRWGRINEQVCKFVGCHEAALKEQASGHNENDVMKVAHDIFFNDYKSKFILEHCWRELRFDQKWRSHSLTSNGAKEKRKETADEVGREEDVRPPGVKASKAAKRKKHGNEAAFDQIETILAAKNILSKQKILDRLLGKNADTLTDQELALKNKLISELL, encoded by the coding sequence ATGGATCCTTTTCCCCTAAACTCTCCCGGCTTTGTTAACCTGCTTACTTCCCAGACCCCTCAGCCAATAGAAATAGGATCTTCTGAGGTTCCTAAACCTCCGGAAAGGAGGAAGTGGACAACCAAAGAAGATTTGGTGTTGATCAGTGCTTGGTTGAACACCAGCAAGGATCCAATAACCAGTAATGAACAGAAGCTAGGAGCATTTTGGAAGAGAATAGAGGAGTACCTGAATGCTAGCCCTCTGCTCGTTGGCTCTATTCCTAGGGAGTGGAGTCAATGTAAGCAGAGGTGGGGAAGGATTAATGAGCAGGTGTGTAAGTTCGTGGGATGTCATGAAGCTGCTCTGAAGGAGCAGGCGAGTGGACATAATGAGAATGATGTCATGAAGGTAGCTCATGACATCTTCTTTAATGACTACAAATCCAAGTTCATTCTTGAACATTGTTGGAGGGAGCTTCGGTTTGATCAAAAATGGAGATCACACAGTCTGACATCAAATGGTGCAAAGGAGAAAAGGAAGGAAACTGCGGATGAGGTGGGTCGCGAGGAAGATGTTAGACCTCCCGGAGTCAAGGCTAGCAAAGCAGCAAAACGCAAGAAGCATGGCAATGAAGCAGCGTTTGATCAGATCGAAACCATTCTAGCAGCCAAGAATATTTTATCCAAACAGAAAATACTTGATAGGTTGCTAGGCAAAAACGCTGATACACTTACAGATCAAGAGCTTGCTCTAAAAAACAAACTCATATCTGAATTGCTTTAA
- the LOC103852373 gene encoding uncharacterized protein LOC103852373 isoform X2 — MDPEAEIRDTKRRKEHIDMLSIVCDSEHGIPTRCPCGGSIIHEVRGKEEYDTLPGKRFFTCINYEADGFHYRQPWVIGVQEHIERLTSRVEEVEAVIKWLPEVNNKIKSLEAEVKALTVEVDRLTGKVYNLTVQVDHLEKCCFD; from the exons ATGGATCCCGAAGCAGAGATAAGAGACACAAAGAGAAGAAAGGAGCACATCGATATGCTTTCAATCGTGTGTGATTCAGAACACGGGATTCCGACGAGGTGTCCCTGCGGTGGGAGTATAATTCACGAGGTTCGTGGGAAGGAGGAATACGACACTCTCCCCGGCAAGCGTTTCTTCACCTGCATAAACTACGAG GCTGATGGTTTTCATTATCGTCAGCCTTGGGTCATTGGTGTGCAGGAGCATATCGAACGGCTCACAAGTCGTGTGGAGGAGGTGGAGGCGGTGATCAAGTGGCTGCCGGAAGTGAATAATAAGATCAAGAGTCTGGAG GCAGAGGTAAAAGCCCTCACTGTGGAGGTTGATAGGCTCACTGGGAAGGTTTATAACCTGACCGTGCAAGTGGATCACTTGGAGAAATGCTGCTTCGACTGA